One stretch of Natronobacterium gregoryi SP2 DNA includes these proteins:
- a CDS encoding 3-hydroxyacyl-CoA dehydrogenase family protein: MHVTVLGAGTMGHGIAQVTATAGHDVVVRDIESEYVEEGITAIEDNLEGGVERDKLTREEADATLSQIEGTTDLEAALEGADVVIEAVPEDLELKQRTLEDVEAVVDEETIVATNTSSLSVTEIASAADHDDRVIGLHFFNPVHVMELVEIVVPEQASEATVASAHEFVADVEKTPVEVTDSPGFASSRLGVALGVEAMRMVEEGVADPRDVDTAMELGYNHPMGPIELGDVVGLDVRLDILEYLREELGERFRPPQALKRKVRAGNLGKKTGEGFYVWEDGEIVGVSGGEGDE; the protein is encoded by the coding sequence ATGCACGTCACAGTACTAGGAGCCGGTACCATGGGACACGGCATCGCACAGGTGACGGCGACGGCCGGACACGACGTCGTCGTCAGGGACATCGAATCCGAGTACGTCGAGGAAGGAATCACAGCGATCGAGGACAACCTCGAGGGCGGGGTCGAACGCGACAAACTCACCCGCGAGGAGGCCGACGCGACGCTGTCCCAGATCGAGGGAACGACCGATCTCGAGGCGGCCCTCGAGGGAGCCGACGTGGTAATCGAGGCAGTGCCAGAAGACCTCGAACTCAAACAGCGCACGCTCGAGGACGTCGAGGCGGTCGTCGACGAGGAGACGATCGTCGCGACGAACACGTCGTCGCTGTCGGTCACCGAAATCGCGAGCGCAGCCGACCACGACGACCGCGTGATCGGGCTGCACTTTTTCAACCCGGTCCACGTCATGGAACTGGTCGAGATCGTCGTCCCCGAGCAGGCCAGCGAAGCGACGGTCGCGTCCGCCCACGAGTTCGTCGCGGACGTCGAGAAGACCCCCGTCGAGGTCACCGACTCGCCCGGCTTCGCCTCCTCGAGACTCGGCGTCGCACTCGGCGTCGAGGCGATGCGGATGGTCGAGGAAGGCGTCGCCGATCCCCGCGACGTCGACACCGCGATGGAACTGGGGTACAACCACCCGATGGGGCCGATCGAACTCGGCGACGTCGTCGGCCTCGACGTTCGGCTGGATATCCTCGAGTACCTGCGGGAGGAACTCGGCGAACGGTTCAGGCCACCACAGGCCCTCAAGCGCAAGGTGCGTGCGGGTAACCTCGGCAAGAAGACCGGCGAAGGGTTCTACGTCTGGGAGGACGGCGAGATCGTCGGCGTCAGCGGGGGCGAAGGCGATGAGTGA
- a CDS encoding aldehyde ferredoxin oxidoreductase family protein: MKHVRGPLCTIDVGERTVDAEEVDDVLESFLGGRGVGTKLAHDRIPFDADPLGPENRLALATGPLQHSRMSFTGRMSATGLSPLTDGLLSSNAGGFLSRNFTATGYSAVEITGESDELVIVHVRDGGVEFEPVPDLEEATVSETCDYVAQEHGLESEHTAVVGPAGENEVRFASIMTSRERAFGRGGLGAVLGSKHVKAITFDGDSTREVEIPPLQTDVHGEAAQTDHIMKRQGTTSVTEYANTVEALPTRYFSELSYEHIDDISGDRVEEKKYQKGTCSACAFACKLPTRDEETGLETEGPEYETLMAFGPNSGVDDIVDVMQSNELCDEFGLDTISAGDVVAAYLASEDEFGNVELIHDLVEKIAYREGIGDQLADGIDRIHDDLGVENWTVKGMEFAAHDGRTLNGQGLAFATANRGADHMYGEFYPYEYPLVDADDAFDKTGLEGKPPKLVDLENGNAVKDSAVLCKFSRDFVGPDRLETLLDADYERLLEVGGEVVTLERHFNNQRGFDREDDRVPYEIPGFEDGLDEYYVERGWNEDGTVPDEQVGGEDTTLADD; encoded by the coding sequence ATGAAACACGTCCGAGGGCCGCTGTGTACGATCGACGTCGGGGAACGAACCGTCGACGCCGAAGAGGTCGACGACGTCCTCGAGTCGTTTCTCGGCGGGCGCGGCGTGGGGACGAAACTGGCACACGATCGGATTCCGTTCGACGCCGATCCACTCGGCCCCGAGAACCGACTCGCCCTGGCGACAGGGCCGCTCCAGCACTCGAGGATGAGCTTTACAGGACGAATGTCTGCAACGGGACTCTCGCCGCTCACCGACGGCTTGCTCTCCTCGAATGCCGGCGGCTTCCTCTCGCGGAACTTCACCGCGACGGGGTACAGCGCCGTCGAGATTACCGGCGAAAGCGACGAACTCGTGATCGTCCACGTGAGAGACGGCGGCGTCGAGTTCGAACCCGTGCCCGACCTCGAGGAGGCGACCGTCTCCGAGACCTGCGACTACGTCGCCCAAGAGCACGGCCTCGAGTCCGAACACACGGCCGTCGTCGGTCCCGCTGGAGAGAACGAGGTCCGGTTCGCGTCGATCATGACCTCGAGAGAACGGGCGTTCGGCCGTGGCGGCCTCGGCGCAGTCCTGGGCTCGAAGCACGTGAAGGCGATCACCTTCGACGGTGACTCGACGCGGGAGGTCGAGATTCCACCGCTCCAGACGGACGTCCACGGCGAGGCCGCCCAGACCGACCACATCATGAAACGCCAGGGGACGACCTCGGTCACCGAGTACGCGAACACGGTCGAGGCCCTGCCGACGCGGTACTTCTCGGAACTGTCCTACGAGCACATCGACGACATCAGCGGCGACCGCGTCGAAGAGAAGAAGTACCAGAAAGGGACCTGCTCGGCGTGTGCCTTTGCCTGCAAGCTCCCGACGAGAGACGAGGAAACCGGCCTCGAGACCGAAGGCCCCGAATACGAGACGCTGATGGCGTTCGGCCCGAACTCGGGTGTCGACGACATCGTCGACGTGATGCAGTCGAACGAACTCTGTGACGAGTTCGGCCTCGACACCATCTCGGCCGGCGACGTGGTCGCAGCCTACCTCGCAAGCGAGGACGAGTTCGGCAACGTCGAATTGATCCACGACCTCGTCGAGAAGATTGCCTACCGAGAGGGAATCGGCGACCAGCTCGCAGACGGCATCGACCGCATCCACGACGACCTCGGCGTCGAGAACTGGACGGTAAAAGGAATGGAGTTTGCCGCCCACGACGGCCGGACGCTCAACGGTCAGGGACTGGCATTCGCCACCGCAAACCGCGGTGCAGACCACATGTACGGCGAGTTCTATCCCTACGAGTACCCACTGGTCGACGCCGACGACGCCTTCGACAAGACGGGACTCGAGGGCAAGCCACCGAAACTCGTCGACCTCGAGAACGGCAACGCCGTCAAAGACAGCGCCGTCCTCTGTAAGTTCTCGCGGGACTTCGTGGGCCCGGACCGACTCGAGACGCTACTGGACGCCGACTACGAACGATTACTCGAGGTCGGCGGCGAAGTCGTCACGCTCGAGCGTCACTTCAACAACCAGCGCGGCTTCGATCGTGAAGACGATCGGGTCCCCTACGAGATTCCTGGTTTCGAAGACGGACTGGACGAGTACTACGTCGAACGCGGCTGGAACGAGGACGGCACGGTCCCGGACGAACAGGTCGGCGGTGAAGACACAACACTGGCCGACGACTAA
- a CDS encoding enoyl-CoA hydratase/isomerase family protein yields MSDDRVDGAGEIEAVATNSETIRVSVGDRVDGVATVTMDRPDARNALDATLRAELKKILGAIEDSDVRVVVLTGADEAKAFVAGADVSELRERDALEQREASKRPRVYEVVDDLRQPVIGRLNGHALGGGCELATACDVRIAHERAKVGQPEIALGIMPGGGGTQRLPRLVGEGQAMRLILSGELLEAREARDIGLVDVVCADNEELDEEVYGLAESMAQKSPVALEFAKQSVKAASRMDLESGIEYEAELFAQLFATADKNEGIDAFLEDRDPEWQGR; encoded by the coding sequence ATGAGTGACGACCGGGTCGACGGAGCCGGCGAAATCGAAGCGGTCGCAACGAACAGCGAGACGATCCGCGTCTCGGTTGGCGACCGCGTCGACGGCGTCGCGACGGTGACGATGGACCGGCCAGACGCCAGAAACGCCCTCGACGCGACGTTGCGAGCCGAGCTGAAGAAGATACTCGGTGCCATCGAGGATAGCGACGTCCGCGTCGTCGTGCTGACCGGTGCCGACGAGGCCAAGGCGTTCGTCGCCGGGGCCGACGTGAGCGAGTTGCGCGAGCGAGACGCATTAGAACAGCGCGAGGCCTCGAAACGGCCACGCGTCTACGAGGTCGTCGACGACCTCCGGCAGCCGGTCATCGGCCGGCTCAACGGCCACGCGCTGGGCGGCGGCTGCGAACTCGCGACGGCGTGTGACGTCCGGATCGCCCACGAGCGAGCGAAGGTCGGCCAGCCCGAGATCGCCCTCGGGATCATGCCCGGCGGCGGCGGCACCCAGCGACTTCCCCGCCTGGTCGGCGAAGGACAGGCGATGCGACTGATCCTCTCCGGCGAACTCCTCGAGGCCCGGGAAGCCCGCGATATCGGCCTCGTCGATGTCGTCTGTGCGGACAACGAGGAACTCGACGAGGAGGTCTACGGCCTCGCCGAGTCGATGGCCCAAAAGAGCCCCGTCGCCCTCGAGTTCGCAAAGCAATCGGTGAAAGCGGCCTCGAGGATGGACTTAGAGAGTGGCATCGAGTACGAGGCCGAACTGTTCGCCCAGCTGTTTGCGACCGCGGACAAAAACGAGGGGATCGACGCCTTCCTCGAGGACCGCGATCCGGAGTGGCAGGGACGATAG
- a CDS encoding IclR family transcriptional regulator — MASRSSHRPVETVETAFDIVDTLKRTEGGGVSELADELGLAKSTVHRHLKTLESRGLVVQEGNSYHLSTWFLDYGVHVRNRHPLYDLAKPKVDELADVTDEKVWCVVEEHGMGVHVYGAQGRHSVKTHARIGKRTPLHQYAAGKAILASLPDERVESIRERYGLSAKTAQTITDREELFEQLETIRERGYAFNREESVTGVHAVGAPIEDETGTAIGALSVAGPANRLRGDVMTDELPELLLGATNEIEINLAHS; from the coding sequence ATGGCATCCAGATCGAGCCATCGGCCGGTCGAAACCGTCGAGACGGCGTTCGACATCGTCGATACGCTCAAACGGACGGAGGGAGGTGGCGTCTCCGAACTCGCGGACGAACTCGGTCTCGCAAAGAGCACGGTCCACAGACACCTCAAGACCCTCGAGTCTCGAGGGCTGGTCGTCCAGGAGGGCAACAGCTACCACCTCAGCACGTGGTTTCTCGACTACGGCGTCCACGTCAGGAACCGCCATCCGCTGTACGACCTCGCGAAACCGAAGGTCGACGAACTCGCCGACGTGACCGACGAGAAGGTCTGGTGTGTCGTCGAAGAACACGGGATGGGCGTCCACGTCTACGGCGCACAGGGTCGCCACTCGGTGAAGACCCACGCCCGGATCGGCAAGCGCACGCCGCTACACCAGTACGCCGCCGGCAAAGCCATCCTGGCGTCGCTCCCCGACGAGCGCGTCGAGTCCATCCGCGAGCGGTACGGCTTGTCAGCAAAGACGGCACAGACGATCACCGATCGAGAAGAACTGTTCGAGCAACTCGAGACCATCCGCGAGCGTGGCTACGCGTTCAACCGCGAAGAGTCGGTCACCGGCGTCCACGCCGTCGGAGCACCGATCGAAGACGAGACGGGGACGGCGATCGGCGCGTTGAGCGTCGCTGGTCCAGCCAACCGGTTGCGGGGTGACGTGATGACCGACGAGCTACCGGAGTTGCTCCTCGGGGCGACAAACGAAATCGAGATCAATCTGGCACACTCGTAA
- a CDS encoding M24 family metallopeptidase, translated as MAFYERSFMEGTRGTQAVDWEGRIDTRRLRERRRERALERLQETELGAMLLVSDPNIRYVTGLAMTGGSGADHYTLLTEEGDIVHWDTADHASNQRFNCPWLHDIRYACPGLGNVPRASGRDSARQFLLETMAEGVAEAATEYGVADEKLGVDVGNRGLLEALGGQGLETDVETANAVMEDARKVKTEDEIECLRMVAAICEAGFQRIKDAAKPGRRENELWGEAVRELWRHGAFVGGGYLTSGPNTWPKHQANTTDRTIRPGDLVYADFYNVGYLGYRSCYYRTFSMGEPTQEQKEAYEAARDNLYDVLERIEPGATTDEIARGFPDMAGEHADYYDADEHWQLTTNHWAHGLGLQLYEVPLIWRGLSPDHPIEIEEGMTMAVETQEPAGRQGVRVEEMVVVRENGVEILSQWPVEEITVVDQ; from the coding sequence ATGGCCTTCTACGAGCGGAGCTTCATGGAGGGGACCCGCGGCACGCAGGCCGTCGACTGGGAAGGACGCATCGATACGCGGCGACTCCGGGAACGGCGCAGGGAGCGGGCACTCGAGCGACTCCAGGAGACGGAGCTAGGTGCGATGCTCCTGGTATCGGACCCGAACATCCGGTACGTCACCGGGCTGGCGATGACCGGCGGCAGCGGTGCCGACCACTACACGTTGCTGACCGAGGAGGGCGATATCGTCCACTGGGACACCGCCGACCACGCGAGCAACCAGCGGTTCAACTGTCCGTGGCTCCACGACATCCGGTACGCCTGCCCCGGACTCGGGAACGTCCCGCGAGCGTCCGGTCGCGACTCGGCACGGCAGTTTCTGCTCGAGACGATGGCCGAGGGCGTCGCCGAGGCGGCCACGGAGTACGGCGTCGCCGACGAGAAACTCGGCGTCGACGTCGGCAACCGCGGACTGCTCGAGGCACTCGGGGGGCAGGGCCTCGAGACGGACGTCGAGACGGCCAACGCGGTCATGGAGGACGCCCGCAAGGTCAAGACCGAAGACGAGATCGAGTGTCTGCGGATGGTCGCGGCGATCTGTGAGGCTGGCTTCCAGCGGATCAAAGACGCCGCGAAGCCTGGGAGGCGCGAGAACGAACTGTGGGGCGAGGCGGTCCGGGAACTGTGGCGACACGGCGCGTTCGTCGGCGGCGGCTACCTCACGTCGGGACCGAACACCTGGCCGAAACACCAGGCGAACACGACCGACCGGACGATCCGGCCCGGCGACCTCGTTTACGCCGACTTCTACAACGTCGGCTATCTGGGCTATCGCTCCTGTTACTACCGCACGTTCTCGATGGGCGAACCCACCCAGGAACAGAAAGAGGCCTACGAGGCTGCCCGCGACAACCTCTACGACGTCTTGGAGCGGATCGAACCGGGTGCAACCACCGACGAGATCGCCCGGGGGTTCCCGGACATGGCAGGCGAGCACGCCGACTACTACGACGCCGACGAACACTGGCAACTGACGACCAACCACTGGGCCCACGGACTGGGCCTCCAGCTATACGAGGTGCCGCTGATCTGGCGGGGGCTCTCGCCCGACCACCCCATCGAGATCGAGGAGGGGATGACGATGGCCGTCGAGACCCAGGAACCGGCCGGTCGGCAGGGCGTCCGCGTCGAAGAGATGGTCGTCGTCCGCGAGAACGGCGTCGAGATCCTGAGCCAGTGGCCAGTCGAGGAGATCACGGTCGTCGATCAGTAA
- a CDS encoding LLM class flavin-dependent oxidoreductase encodes MQLGTGLFTAQQRPDDDRDTADRYDELLAVTREIDAAGLDSAWVSEHHFAEDEYLAGTMPALGAMAAVSDDLEIGSCVALGPLYDPIRLAEDAATVDALADGRLTLGLAIGSNPREFDVFGVPREERAERLGDLVPFLRGAWSEGDLAYDSDFHDVPTDVSITPTPVDGDVPIMLGGAAKPAVRRAARIADGWCAPSSLSVEGVRKRVEDVRRVRDEAGLEDDFTIYVLQHGWVGDSREEAWETMKDGYLYIQRRYEEIFSGESVDELDDERKQELKEQAIFGTPEQVIEELEAYREALGDDVHVIFRTYHPGVGTEEMVECVHQLGDEVAPALR; translated from the coding sequence ATGCAACTCGGTACTGGCCTGTTTACCGCCCAGCAGCGGCCGGACGACGACCGCGACACCGCCGACCGCTACGACGAACTCCTCGCGGTGACCCGTGAGATCGATGCCGCGGGACTGGACAGCGCGTGGGTCTCCGAACACCACTTCGCCGAGGACGAGTACCTCGCCGGAACGATGCCGGCCCTCGGCGCGATGGCCGCCGTCTCCGACGACCTCGAGATCGGAAGCTGCGTCGCGCTCGGCCCGCTGTACGATCCCATTCGGCTGGCCGAGGACGCCGCGACCGTCGACGCGCTCGCGGACGGCCGACTCACGCTCGGGCTCGCGATCGGCTCGAATCCCCGGGAGTTCGACGTCTTCGGCGTCCCTCGAGAGGAGCGAGCCGAGCGACTCGGCGATCTCGTTCCGTTCCTCCGGGGTGCCTGGAGCGAGGGCGATCTCGCGTACGACTCCGACTTTCACGACGTGCCGACGGACGTCTCGATCACGCCCACACCCGTCGACGGCGACGTGCCGATTATGCTCGGCGGAGCAGCAAAACCAGCCGTCCGGCGGGCAGCCAGGATCGCCGACGGCTGGTGTGCCCCCTCGTCGCTCTCGGTCGAGGGCGTCCGGAAACGGGTCGAAGACGTTCGGCGAGTTCGCGACGAGGCAGGCCTCGAGGACGACTTTACGATCTACGTCCTCCAGCACGGCTGGGTCGGCGACTCCCGCGAAGAGGCCTGGGAGACGATGAAAGACGGCTACCTCTACATCCAGCGTCGCTACGAGGAAATCTTCTCGGGCGAGTCGGTCGACGAACTCGACGACGAGCGCAAGCAGGAACTGAAAGAGCAGGCGATCTTCGGCACGCCCGAACAGGTGATCGAGGAACTCGAGGCGTACCGCGAGGCGCTGGGCGACGACGTCCACGTCATCTTCCGGACCTACCACCCCGGCGTCGGCACCGAGGAGATGGTAGAGTGCGTCCACCAGCTCGGCGACGAGGTCGCGCCGGCACTGCGATAG
- a CDS encoding EthD domain-containing protein produces MYKHVALLVRQDGLSHEEFVDYWQTEHTPIAREIDGVVRYQQVLPTDPENAEFDGLAELYFEDLEELHDALGSPGSRDYDPTKEVATRAREDVDNFLAVEKRPRFIGEELVQKDELGGDTDDLYKHSAFLVRRDGMSHEEFVDYWQTEHTPIAREIDGVVKYNTILPTDPENAEFDGVAELYFEDLEKLYDALGSEGSRDYDPDRGKAKEAREDVDDFLAIDERPRFIGRERLVKGER; encoded by the coding sequence ATGTACAAGCACGTCGCGTTGCTGGTTCGACAGGACGGACTCTCTCACGAGGAGTTCGTCGACTACTGGCAGACCGAACACACCCCGATCGCCAGAGAGATCGACGGCGTCGTCAGGTACCAGCAGGTCCTGCCGACCGATCCCGAGAACGCCGAGTTCGACGGACTGGCGGAGCTGTACTTCGAGGACCTCGAGGAGCTCCACGACGCGCTGGGCAGTCCCGGGTCCCGGGATTACGACCCGACGAAGGAGGTGGCGACACGCGCCCGCGAGGACGTCGACAACTTCCTCGCCGTCGAAAAGCGGCCTCGATTTATCGGCGAGGAACTCGTTCAGAAAGACGAACTCGGCGGTGATACCGACGACCTCTACAAACACTCGGCGTTTCTCGTCCGACGGGACGGGATGAGCCACGAGGAGTTCGTCGACTACTGGCAGACCGAACACACCCCGATCGCCAGAGAGATCGACGGCGTCGTAAAGTACAACACGATTCTGCCGACCGATCCCGAGAACGCCGAGTTCGACGGCGTCGCAGAGTTGTACTTCGAGGACCTCGAGAAACTCTACGACGCGCTGGGCAGCGAGGGCTCCCGGGACTACGATCCCGACAGAGGCAAAGCCAAGGAGGCCCGCGAAGATGTCGACGACTTTCTCGCGATCGACGAGCGGCCCCGCTTCATCGGCCGGGAACGACTCGTCAAAGGCGAGCGATAG
- a CDS encoding amidohydrolase family protein yields the protein MGSPSVLEEPRAIDMHAHQPTSEFLHDAGGQLMRDAADRFGTDLEPDTYENMLEAYRDAGVDRAVLLGWDAETNTGNPPVPNDYVAEVRDEYDEFFVGFGSVDPLKDDCVEEAIRCVADLDLSGFKFQQIAQGFDPSAPDHEELWTTIEDLGVPVVFHGGNSTLGACSPGGRGLQIKYGNPMLIDDVAANYPDLQILIAHPAYPWEKEQLAICQQKGNVYMDLSGWMPRYIDDQVLHYAKTLLTDKVMFGTDYPMLEPGPWLEQFAELGYDEEIQRKILWENAEEFLGLT from the coding sequence ATGGGTTCTCCCTCTGTCCTCGAGGAGCCACGGGCGATCGACATGCACGCACACCAGCCGACCAGTGAGTTCCTCCACGACGCTGGCGGCCAGCTGATGCGAGACGCTGCCGACCGGTTCGGCACCGACCTCGAGCCCGACACCTACGAGAACATGCTCGAGGCGTATCGCGACGCAGGCGTCGACCGGGCCGTTCTGCTTGGGTGGGATGCCGAGACCAACACCGGCAACCCGCCGGTTCCCAACGACTACGTCGCCGAGGTCCGCGACGAGTACGACGAGTTCTTCGTCGGGTTCGGCTCCGTCGACCCGCTCAAGGACGACTGCGTCGAGGAGGCTATTCGCTGTGTCGCGGACCTGGATCTGTCGGGATTCAAGTTCCAGCAGATCGCACAAGGGTTCGATCCGTCCGCGCCCGACCACGAGGAGCTGTGGACGACGATCGAGGATCTGGGCGTCCCGGTTGTCTTCCACGGCGGCAACTCCACGCTCGGTGCGTGTTCGCCGGGCGGCCGCGGGCTGCAGATCAAGTACGGAAATCCGATGCTGATCGACGACGTGGCCGCCAACTACCCCGACCTGCAGATCCTCATCGCCCACCCAGCGTACCCGTGGGAGAAAGAACAACTCGCCATCTGCCAGCAGAAAGGCAACGTCTACATGGACCTCTCGGGCTGGATGCCGAGGTACATCGACGATCAGGTGTTACACTACGCGAAGACCCTGCTCACGGACAAGGTCATGTTCGGGACCGACTATCCCATGCTCGAGCCGGGGCCGTGGCTCGAGCAGTTCGCGGAACTCGGCTACGACGAGGAGATTCAGCGGAAGATTCTCTGGGAGAACGCCGAGGAGTTTCTGGGACTCACGTAG
- a CDS encoding thiolase domain-containing protein, whose translation MRDVYLVGAGQSPFGAFPDESYRDLFAEAYAAACDSVDHGIDTGDVDEAVVGTLGVGGRQLGLSGPAVTEHVGLHNVPCSRVENACAAGGFAVRQAVQAIKSGFADVAVAGGYEVMTDLSEDVTTYWLGVSGETEWERLTGTTFSGVYAQMASAYMNEYDATNEDLSRVAVKNHANGAKNPKAHLGFECSLEDAVEAPTVADPLTLYHCCPTSDGAAVAILASEDVVGEYSDERVRVAGVGAASERVGLAQRDSYTAISASQVAAETAYERAGVVPNDLDFAEVHDCFAIAELVAYEDLGFCAPGSAPDLLREGRADPDGDLPVNTSGGLKSKGHPIGATGTGQVVEAFEQLTGRADDRQLENPHCGLTHNVGGSGGASVVHVFEREGVTG comes from the coding sequence ATGCGAGACGTCTATCTCGTCGGTGCCGGTCAGTCGCCGTTCGGGGCGTTTCCGGACGAGAGCTACCGGGACCTGTTCGCGGAGGCCTACGCGGCCGCCTGCGACAGCGTCGATCACGGAATTGATACCGGAGACGTCGACGAGGCCGTCGTCGGCACGCTCGGCGTCGGCGGCCGCCAGCTCGGCCTGTCGGGGCCGGCCGTGACCGAACACGTCGGCCTCCACAACGTCCCCTGCTCGAGAGTCGAGAACGCCTGCGCTGCAGGCGGATTCGCCGTGCGTCAGGCCGTCCAGGCGATCAAGAGTGGGTTCGCCGACGTCGCTGTCGCTGGCGGTTACGAGGTGATGACCGACCTCTCCGAGGACGTGACCACGTACTGGCTCGGCGTCAGCGGCGAGACCGAGTGGGAGCGACTGACCGGGACGACCTTCTCTGGCGTCTACGCCCAGATGGCGAGTGCGTACATGAACGAGTACGACGCGACGAACGAGGACCTCTCGCGGGTCGCCGTGAAGAACCACGCGAACGGCGCGAAGAATCCGAAGGCCCACCTGGGGTTCGAGTGTTCGCTCGAGGACGCCGTGGAAGCGCCGACCGTCGCCGATCCCCTCACCCTCTATCACTGCTGTCCGACCTCCGACGGGGCTGCGGTCGCGATCCTCGCCAGCGAGGACGTCGTGGGCGAGTACAGCGACGAGCGGGTGCGGGTCGCCGGCGTCGGCGCGGCCAGCGAACGGGTCGGGCTGGCCCAGCGGGACAGCTACACCGCCATTTCGGCCTCGCAGGTCGCCGCCGAGACGGCCTACGAGCGTGCCGGCGTCGTCCCCAACGACCTCGACTTCGCGGAGGTCCACGACTGCTTTGCGATCGCGGAACTGGTCGCCTACGAGGACCTGGGCTTCTGTGCGCCGGGATCGGCCCCCGACCTGCTCCGCGAGGGACGGGCCGACCCCGATGGCGACCTCCCGGTCAACACCTCCGGCGGACTCAAGTCGAAGGGCCACCCCATCGGAGCGACCGGAACCGGCCAGGTCGTCGAGGCCTTCGAGCAGTTGACGGGACGGGCGGACGACCGGCAGCTCGAGAACCCCCACTGTGGCCTGACCCACAACGTCGGCGGCAGCGGCGGCGCGTCGGTCGTTCACGTCTTCGAGCGCGAGGGGGTGACAGGATGA
- a CDS encoding PaaI family thioesterase yields the protein MDVEAFFEGMPFASLLGIEITECADGHAEGHLEMTEELSWNEAELLAHGGVTFTLADTVGGAALVSEVEQPVPTIDMRIDYLSAGTGDLYAEADVVRCGGDVGTVDVEVYATEEETLIADARGVYKTG from the coding sequence ATGGATGTCGAAGCCTTCTTCGAGGGGATGCCGTTTGCCTCCCTGCTGGGTATCGAGATCACCGAGTGTGCCGACGGGCACGCCGAGGGTCACCTCGAGATGACCGAGGAACTCTCCTGGAACGAAGCGGAGTTGCTGGCCCACGGCGGCGTCACGTTCACCCTCGCGGACACCGTCGGCGGCGCGGCCCTAGTCTCGGAGGTCGAACAGCCGGTGCCGACGATCGACATGCGGATCGACTACCTCAGCGCCGGGACGGGCGATCTCTACGCCGAGGCCGACGTCGTCCGGTGTGGCGGTGACGTCGGGACGGTCGACGTCGAGGTGTACGCCACAGAGGAGGAGACGCTGATCGCGGACGCTCGAGGCGTCTACAAGACCGGATAA